The following proteins are co-located in the Trichormus variabilis 0441 genome:
- a CDS encoding TatD family hydrolase: protein MQLIDTHVHLNFDTFQPDLAEVRSRWQEAGVVHLVHSCVEPEEFPSIQAIAHQFPELSFAVGLHPLDADKWQSDTGEQILSLARSDSKIVAIGETGLDFYKADNDEQQRMVFEAQLAIASQLNLPVIIHCRDAAVAVREILQKWQERTGDKIRGVMHCWGGTPEETQWFLDLGFYISFSGTVTFKSAKTIQASAAMVKSDRLLIETDCPFLAPVPKRGEKRNEPAYVRHVAEQIAALRGETLEAISAQTTQNACELFGLVL from the coding sequence ATGCAGCTAATTGACACCCACGTACACCTAAATTTTGACACCTTCCAGCCAGATTTGGCAGAAGTGCGATCGCGCTGGCAAGAAGCAGGAGTTGTGCATTTAGTTCATTCCTGTGTTGAACCGGAGGAATTTCCTAGTATTCAAGCCATCGCTCACCAATTTCCCGAACTAAGTTTTGCCGTAGGGCTGCATCCCTTGGATGCTGATAAATGGCAAAGCGACACAGGAGAGCAAATCCTATCTTTGGCTCGTTCTGATTCTAAGATAGTGGCAATTGGCGAGACGGGGCTGGATTTTTACAAAGCCGATAACGATGAGCAACAGCGCATGGTGTTTGAGGCACAATTAGCGATCGCCTCCCAACTCAACTTACCAGTAATTATTCACTGTCGGGATGCGGCAGTGGCGGTAAGAGAAATCTTACAAAAATGGCAGGAGCGCACAGGCGATAAAATTCGGGGTGTCATGCACTGTTGGGGAGGAACGCCAGAAGAAACCCAGTGGTTTCTCGACTTAGGTTTTTATATTAGCTTTAGCGGCACAGTTACCTTCAAAAGCGCCAAGACTATTCAAGCCTCGGCTGCAATGGTAAAAAGCGATCGCCTACTAATAGAAACAGACTGCCCTTTTTTAGCACCGGTTCCCAAACGGGGAGAAAAGCGCAATGAGCCTGCTTATGTCCGCCATGTAGCCGAACAGATAGCCGCCCTACGTGGAGAAACCCTAGAGGCAATTTCTGCTCAAACCACCCAGAATGCCTGTGAATTATTCGGTCTGGTGTTATAA
- the rpoB gene encoding DNA-directed RNA polymerase subunit beta, whose amino-acid sequence MISENYIEPAFLLPDLIEIQRSSFRWFLEEGLIEELNSFSPITDYTGKLELHFLGHNYKLKEPKYSVEEAKRRDSTYAVQMYVPTRLLNKETGDIKEQEVFIGDLPLMTDRGTFIINGAERVIVNQIVRSPGVYYKSEIDKNGRRTYSASLIPNRGAWLKFETDRNDLVWVRIDKTRKLSAQVLLKALGLSDNEIFDALRHPEYFQKTIEKEGQFSEEEALMELYRKLRPGEPPTVLGGQQLLDSRFFDPKRYDLGRVGRYKLNKKLRLSVPDTVRVLTSGDILAAVDYLINLEYDIGSIDDIDHLGNRRVRSVGELLQNQVRVGLNRLERIIRERMTVSDAEVLTPASLVNPKPLVAAIKEFFGSSQLSQFMDQTNPLAELTHKRRLSALGPGGLTRERAGFAVRDIHPSHYGRICPIETPEGPNAGLIGSLATHARVNQYGFLETPFRPVENGRVRFDQPAVYMTADEEDDLRVAPGDIPVDENGHIIGPQVPVRYRQEFSTTTPEQVDYVAVSPVQIVSVATSMIPFLEHDDANRALMGSNMQRQAVPLLKPERPLVGTGLEAQGARDSGMVIVSRTDGDVVYVDATEIRVRVSGQLPAASGKSTDNGQLTSQKGQEIRYTVSKYQRSNQDTCLNQKPLVRIGERVVAGQVLADGSSTEGGELALGQNIVVAYMPWEGYNYEDAILISERLVQDDIYTSIHIEKYEIEARQTKLGPEEITREIPNVGEDALRQLDEQGIIRIGAWVEAGDILVGKVTPKGESDQPPEEKLLRAIFGEKARDVRDNSLRVPNGEKGRVVDVRLFTREQGDELPPGANMVVRVYVAQKRKIQVGDKMAGRHGNKGIISRILPIEDMPYLPDGSPVDIVLNPLGVPSRMNVGQVFECLLGWAGHTLGVRFKITPFDEMYGEESSRRIVHGKLQEARDETGKDWVYNPDDPGKIMVFDGRTGEPFDRPVTIGVAYMLKLVHLVDDKIHARSTGPYSLVTQQPLGGKAQQGGQRFGEMEVWALEAFGAAYTLQELLTVKSDDMQGRNEALNAIVKGKAIPRPGTPESFKVLMRELQSLGLDIAVHKVETQADGSSLDVEVDLMADQLARRTPPRPTYESLSRESLDDDE is encoded by the coding sequence ATGATTAGCGAAAATTATATTGAACCCGCCTTTCTGTTGCCCGACTTGATTGAAATCCAGCGTTCAAGCTTTCGCTGGTTTTTAGAAGAAGGGCTGATCGAAGAACTTAACTCCTTTAGTCCTATTACAGACTATACAGGCAAATTAGAACTGCATTTTTTAGGACATAATTACAAACTTAAGGAGCCAAAGTACAGCGTTGAAGAAGCGAAACGCCGCGACAGTACTTACGCTGTACAGATGTATGTCCCTACCCGCCTATTAAATAAAGAAACCGGGGATATTAAAGAGCAGGAAGTATTTATCGGGGATCTACCTTTGATGACCGATCGCGGCACGTTTATTATTAACGGAGCCGAAAGGGTAATTGTCAATCAAATTGTGCGATCGCCTGGAGTTTACTACAAATCAGAAATCGACAAAAACGGTCGCCGGACATATTCAGCCAGCCTCATCCCCAACCGGGGCGCATGGCTAAAATTTGAAACAGACCGGAACGATTTGGTATGGGTACGCATCGACAAAACCCGCAAACTCTCAGCCCAAGTACTATTAAAAGCGCTCGGCTTATCAGATAACGAAATTTTTGATGCCCTGCGCCACCCAGAGTACTTCCAAAAAACCATCGAGAAAGAAGGGCAGTTTTCCGAAGAAGAAGCTCTGATGGAGTTATATCGTAAACTGCGACCAGGCGAACCACCAACCGTACTAGGTGGGCAACAATTGTTAGACTCCCGCTTCTTCGACCCCAAACGCTATGACTTGGGTCGAGTCGGTAGATACAAACTCAACAAAAAACTACGCCTATCAGTCCCCGATACCGTCCGCGTCCTCACCTCTGGCGATATTTTGGCTGCGGTCGATTACCTGATCAACCTGGAATATGACATCGGTAGTATTGATGACATCGACCACTTAGGCAACCGTCGGGTAAGAAGCGTTGGTGAATTGCTACAAAACCAAGTCAGAGTAGGCTTAAACCGCCTAGAAAGAATCATTCGGGAACGGATGACCGTATCTGATGCGGAAGTATTAACACCAGCATCCTTGGTTAACCCCAAACCATTGGTAGCCGCCATCAAAGAATTCTTTGGCTCTAGCCAATTGAGTCAGTTCATGGATCAAACCAATCCTTTAGCCGAACTGACCCACAAACGCCGTCTGTCAGCCCTTGGCCCTGGTGGTTTAACCAGAGAACGGGCGGGTTTTGCTGTGCGAGATATTCACCCCTCCCACTACGGACGGATTTGTCCCATTGAGACACCAGAAGGCCCCAACGCCGGTTTGATTGGTTCCTTAGCCACCCACGCCCGCGTTAACCAATACGGCTTCTTAGAAACGCCATTTAGACCAGTAGAAAACGGCCGGGTGAGATTTGATCAACCCGCAGTCTACATGACCGCCGACGAAGAGGACGACCTGCGGGTAGCACCAGGGGATATTCCTGTAGATGAAAATGGCCACATTATTGGTCCCCAAGTACCAGTCCGCTATCGCCAGGAATTCTCCACCACAACACCGGAACAAGTAGACTACGTAGCCGTATCACCAGTACAGATCGTCTCTGTAGCTACCAGTATGATTCCCTTCTTGGAACATGACGACGCGAACCGCGCCCTCATGGGTTCCAATATGCAACGGCAAGCTGTACCTCTACTGAAACCAGAGCGTCCGCTAGTGGGAACAGGCTTAGAAGCCCAAGGCGCGAGAGACTCAGGGATGGTAATTGTCTCCCGTACCGATGGGGACGTTGTCTACGTGGATGCTACAGAAATACGTGTCCGAGTTAGTGGGCAATTACCAGCAGCTAGCGGCAAAAGCACTGACAACGGACAACTGACCAGTCAGAAAGGACAAGAAATTCGCTATACAGTATCCAAATATCAGCGTTCTAACCAAGATACCTGTCTCAACCAAAAACCCCTGGTACGGATTGGTGAGCGTGTAGTTGCTGGTCAGGTGCTAGCTGATGGCTCCTCCACGGAAGGCGGGGAATTGGCACTGGGACAAAATATCGTCGTCGCTTATATGCCTTGGGAAGGCTATAACTACGAAGACGCGATTTTAATTTCCGAGCGACTGGTACAGGATGATATTTACACCTCAATTCACATTGAAAAATATGAAATTGAAGCCCGCCAGACAAAACTAGGCCCAGAAGAAATTACCAGAGAAATTCCTAACGTCGGGGAAGATGCCCTACGTCAGTTAGATGAACAGGGAATCATTCGGATTGGGGCTTGGGTAGAAGCTGGAGACATACTGGTAGGCAAGGTGACACCAAAAGGTGAATCCGATCAGCCACCAGAAGAAAAGCTACTACGGGCAATTTTCGGGGAAAAAGCACGGGATGTAAGAGATAACTCCCTCCGTGTACCCAACGGCGAAAAAGGGCGGGTCGTAGACGTGCGCTTGTTTACCCGCGAACAAGGGGACGAACTACCACCAGGAGCCAATATGGTAGTCCGGGTGTATGTAGCCCAGAAGCGGAAAATCCAAGTAGGGGATAAAATGGCAGGTCGCCACGGTAATAAAGGGATTATTTCCCGCATATTGCCCATAGAAGATATGCCTTACTTACCCGACGGCTCCCCTGTGGATATTGTCCTCAACCCCCTTGGTGTACCCAGCCGGATGAACGTGGGACAGGTATTTGAGTGTCTATTGGGTTGGGCTGGTCATACCTTGGGTGTCAGGTTTAAGATTACTCCCTTCGATGAAATGTACGGAGAAGAGTCATCTCGCCGCATTGTGCATGGCAAATTGCAAGAAGCCAGAGACGAGACAGGGAAAGATTGGGTTTATAACCCAGATGACCCAGGCAAAATCATGGTGTTCGATGGTCGTACAGGGGAACCCTTTGATCGACCAGTAACTATCGGCGTAGCTTATATGCTGAAACTGGTACACCTAGTAGACGATAAGATTCACGCTCGTTCTACAGGCCCTTACTCCTTGGTGACTCAGCAGCCATTGGGTGGAAAAGCCCAACAAGGTGGTCAGCGCTTTGGAGAAATGGAAGTATGGGCATTGGAAGCTTTCGGTGCAGCTTATACCTTGCAGGAATTGCTGACGGTGAAATCAGACGATATGCAGGGACGGAACGAAGCATTAAATGCGATCGTTAAAGGCAAGGCCATTCCTCGACCTGGAACACCAGAATCCTTCAAGGTATTGATGCGAGAACTGCAATCCTTGGGGTTAGACATTGCCGTACATAAAGTAGAAACCCAAGCTGATGGTAGTTCCTTGGATGTCGAAGTCGATTTAATGGCAGACCAATTAGCTCGCCGTACACCACCCCGACCAACCTATGAATCGCTATCCCGCGAATCATTGGACGATGACGAATAG
- a CDS encoding DNA-directed RNA polymerase subunit gamma, which produces MRPAQTNQFDYVKIGLASPERIRQWGERTLPNGQVVGEVTKPETINYRTLKPEMDGLFCERIFGPAKDWECHCGKYKRVRHRGIVCERCGVEVTESRVRRHRMGYIKLAAPVAHVWYLKGIPSYISILLDMPLRDVEQIVYFNSYVVLSPGNAETLTYKQLLSEDQWLEIEDQIYSEDSQLQGVEVGIGAEALLRLLADINLEQEAESLREEIGSAKGQKRAKLIKRLRVIDNFIATGSKPEWMVMTVIPVIPPDLRPMVQLDGGRFATSDLNDLYRRVINRNNRLARLQEILAPEIIVRNEKRMLQEAVDALIDNGRRGRTVVGANNRPLKSLSDIIEGKQGRFRQNLLGKRVDYSGRSVIVVGPKLKIHQCGLPREMAIELFQPFVINRLIRSGMVNNIKAAKKLISRNDPSVWDVLEEVIEGHPVMLNRAPTLHRLGIQAFEPILVEGRAIQLHPLVCPAFNADFDGDQMAVHVPLSLESQAEARLLMLASNNILSPATGRPIITPSQDMVLGAYYLTAENPGATKGAGKYFASLDDVIMAFQQEQIDLHAYIYVRFDGEVESDQPDTDPLEVTNNDDGSRTVLYKYRRVREDAQGNLISQYVRTTPGRVIYNKAIQEALAS; this is translated from the coding sequence ATGAGACCCGCCCAAACTAATCAGTTTGACTACGTTAAAATCGGCTTGGCATCACCAGAACGTATTCGCCAATGGGGTGAGCGTACATTACCTAATGGTCAGGTCGTAGGTGAAGTCACCAAACCAGAAACGATTAATTACCGGACTCTCAAGCCAGAAATGGATGGCTTGTTTTGTGAGCGCATCTTTGGCCCCGCGAAAGATTGGGAATGCCATTGCGGTAAGTATAAGAGAGTCCGCCATAGAGGCATTGTCTGTGAGCGTTGTGGCGTGGAAGTTACCGAGTCACGGGTACGCCGTCACCGTATGGGGTACATCAAACTTGCCGCCCCTGTTGCCCACGTTTGGTATCTCAAAGGGATTCCTAGCTATATTTCTATTCTGCTAGATATGCCTTTGCGGGATGTGGAGCAGATTGTCTATTTCAACTCTTATGTTGTTCTCAGTCCCGGTAATGCTGAAACCCTAACCTACAAGCAGCTACTGAGTGAAGACCAGTGGTTAGAAATTGAAGACCAAATCTATAGTGAAGATTCTCAGTTGCAAGGTGTAGAAGTAGGTATCGGTGCTGAAGCACTGTTGCGCTTGCTGGCTGATATTAATTTAGAGCAAGAAGCAGAAAGCCTCCGGGAAGAAATTGGTAGTGCTAAAGGACAAAAACGAGCAAAACTCATTAAACGCCTGCGGGTAATTGACAACTTCATTGCTACCGGTTCTAAGCCAGAGTGGATGGTGATGACAGTGATTCCCGTAATCCCTCCAGATTTGCGCCCAATGGTGCAGTTAGATGGTGGACGGTTTGCAACCAGTGACTTGAATGATTTGTATCGCCGGGTAATTAACCGGAACAATCGTCTAGCACGACTGCAAGAAATTCTCGCACCGGAAATTATTGTGCGGAACGAAAAGCGGATGCTGCAAGAAGCAGTAGACGCTTTAATTGACAACGGTCGTCGCGGACGCACCGTAGTTGGGGCGAACAACCGACCCCTGAAATCTTTATCTGACATTATTGAAGGGAAGCAAGGGCGTTTCCGGCAAAACTTGTTGGGTAAACGGGTTGACTACTCTGGACGTTCTGTAATTGTGGTTGGGCCTAAGCTAAAAATTCACCAGTGCGGCTTGCCCAGAGAAATGGCTATTGAACTATTCCAGCCATTTGTGATTAATCGCCTGATTCGTAGCGGTATGGTGAATAACATCAAAGCTGCGAAAAAGTTAATCTCTCGCAATGACCCCAGTGTTTGGGATGTCCTGGAAGAAGTGATTGAGGGACACCCAGTCATGCTCAACCGCGCGCCTACCCTACACCGTTTGGGTATTCAGGCTTTTGAACCAATTTTGGTGGAAGGTCGAGCCATTCAACTCCACCCCCTGGTGTGTCCTGCATTTAACGCTGACTTTGACGGCGACCAAATGGCGGTACACGTCCCCCTATCCTTGGAAAGTCAGGCGGAAGCACGGTTATTGATGCTGGCTTCTAACAACATTTTGTCGCCAGCTACAGGTAGACCAATTATCACACCTAGCCAAGACATGGTGTTGGGGGCTTATTACCTGACTGCGGAAAACCCAGGCGCTACAAAAGGTGCAGGTAAATATTTTGCTTCTCTGGATGACGTAATTATGGCATTCCAACAAGAGCAAATTGACTTACACGCTTACATCTACGTGCGGTTCGATGGGGAAGTGGAATCTGATCAGCCAGATACAGACCCCCTGGAAGTGACAAATAACGATGATGGTAGCCGGACTGTACTTTATAAGTATCGCCGAGTCAGAGAAGACGCTCAGGGAAATTTAATTTCTCAGTATGTACGCACTACTCCAGGTCGCGTTATTTACAATAAAGCGATTCAAGAAGCACTTGCCAGTTAG
- a CDS encoding DNA-directed RNA polymerase subunit beta'', with product MTNEKMIFRNRVVDKGQLRNLISWAFTHYGTARTAVMADKLKDLGFRYATRAGVSISVDDLMVPPSKRSLLEAAEEEIRATEVRYQRGEITEVERFQKVIDTWNGTSEALKDEVVTHFKQTNPLNSVYMMAFSGARGNISQVRQLVGMRGLMADPQGEIIDLPIKTNFREGLTVTEYIISSYGARKGLVDTALRTADSGYLTRRLVDVSQDVIIREIDCGTTRGIPVRPMTEGSKTLIKLSTRLLGRVVGEDVIHPKTKEVIAARNTPISDDLAKEIEKAGVAEVVVRSPLTCEAARSVCQHCYGWSLAHAKMVDLGEAVGIIAAQSIGEPGTQLTMRTFHTGGVFTGEVAQQVRSKMDGTIKLPRKLRTRTHRTRHGEDALFVESNGIMILEPRKEGSETPAPQEIHVTQGSTIYIVDGQQVKQGQLLAEVALGGRTTRTNTEKAVKDVASDLAGEVKFAEVVPEQKTDRQGNTTTTAARGGLIWILSGEVYNLPPGAELVVKNGDRVETNGVLAETKLTTIHGGVVRLPEATPGKSTREIEIITASVVLDQATVTVQSSQGRNNYLITTGNNQVFNLRATPGTKVQNGQVVAELIDDRYRTTTGGFLKFAGVEVQKKGKAKLGYEVVQGGTLLWIPEETHEVNKDISLLLVEDGQFVEAGTEVVKDIFCQNSGVVEVTQKNDILREVVVKPGELLMVDDPEAVIGRDNTLLQPGEELLGQVATELRYIQYVESPEGPALLSRPVVEFAVPSNPDVPSTTSVSQQTGRSIQMRAVQRLPYKDSERVKSVEGVELLRTQLVLEIEQEGEQEHNASPLAADIELIPDPEDADVQRLQLVILESLVLRRDIAADATQGSTQTSLEVKDGDTIVPGSVVARTQILSKEGGIVRGVQKGSEAVRRCLVLRHSDMTTLNTSAKPKVKAGDLIVAGTELAPGVFAEESGQIVAVKNAGESTTTQDAALSTQNYAVTIRAGRPYRVSPGAVLQIEDGDLVQRGDNLVLLVFERAKTGDIIQGLPRIEELLEARKPKEACILAKRGGEVKVVYGDGDEAIAIKVIESNGVVTDYPLGPGQNLAMPDGSVVPAGQPLSDGPSNPHEILEVFFSLGSEDGVYACASHALQKVQTFLVNEVQMVYQSQGIDIADKHIEVIVRQMTNKVRIDDGGDTTMLPGELVELRQVEQVNEAMAITGGARAQYTPVLLGITKASLNTDSFISAASFQETTRVLTEAAIEGKSDWLRGLKENVIIGRLIPAGTGYNTYDEPGMLEDYSTLETTSVLDETDDPLDMVLDDRTARAYNLDSPGLAETGFSNRRSILDDDELIADEIHDLVEAEVEVDDEVDDDYEDDDEDDDDYED from the coding sequence ATGACTAACGAAAAGATGATTTTTCGCAATCGCGTCGTTGACAAAGGTCAACTGAGAAATTTGATTTCTTGGGCGTTTACCCATTATGGAACGGCGCGTACCGCAGTAATGGCGGATAAATTAAAGGATTTAGGCTTTCGCTATGCTACCAGAGCCGGGGTTTCCATTAGTGTTGATGACTTGATGGTACCACCTAGCAAGCGGAGTCTTTTGGAAGCGGCTGAAGAGGAAATTCGCGCGACTGAAGTCCGTTACCAACGGGGAGAAATTACGGAAGTAGAACGTTTCCAAAAGGTAATAGATACCTGGAACGGTACTAGCGAAGCCCTCAAGGATGAGGTGGTTACTCACTTCAAACAAACCAACCCCCTTAACTCCGTGTACATGATGGCGTTCTCCGGCGCACGGGGTAATATCTCCCAGGTGCGTCAGCTGGTGGGAATGCGGGGACTGATGGCAGATCCCCAAGGGGAAATTATTGACTTACCCATCAAAACCAACTTCCGCGAAGGTCTGACGGTTACAGAATACATTATTTCGTCTTACGGTGCGAGAAAAGGGTTAGTAGATACAGCGTTACGCACCGCCGACTCTGGTTATCTGACCCGTCGTCTAGTAGACGTATCCCAGGATGTGATCATTCGGGAAATTGATTGCGGTACGACCAGAGGGATTCCCGTCCGACCGATGACCGAAGGTAGCAAAACCCTAATTAAGCTATCTACACGCTTGCTAGGACGGGTGGTGGGAGAAGATGTGATCCATCCCAAAACAAAAGAAGTGATTGCGGCACGCAATACCCCCATTTCTGATGACTTAGCCAAAGAAATAGAAAAAGCTGGGGTAGCAGAAGTTGTGGTGCGATCGCCTCTTACCTGTGAAGCTGCCCGTTCTGTCTGCCAGCACTGCTACGGTTGGAGTTTGGCTCACGCCAAAATGGTAGATTTAGGTGAAGCTGTCGGGATTATTGCGGCTCAAAGTATCGGGGAACCCGGAACCCAGCTCACCATGAGAACATTCCACACTGGTGGTGTGTTTACTGGGGAAGTAGCCCAACAAGTCCGTTCCAAAATGGATGGAACTATCAAGCTACCCCGAAAACTGCGGACAAGAACCCATCGTACCCGCCACGGGGAAGATGCCTTGTTTGTAGAAAGCAACGGGATCATGATTCTGGAACCACGCAAGGAAGGTTCCGAAACCCCAGCACCTCAAGAAATTCATGTGACCCAAGGTTCCACAATCTATATTGTTGATGGACAACAGGTCAAACAAGGTCAACTACTAGCAGAAGTTGCCCTTGGTGGACGTACCACCCGGACTAATACAGAAAAAGCCGTAAAAGATGTGGCTTCTGACTTAGCCGGAGAAGTGAAGTTTGCCGAAGTTGTTCCCGAACAAAAAACCGACCGTCAAGGTAACACTACTACCACAGCCGCTAGAGGTGGTTTGATTTGGATTCTCTCTGGAGAAGTGTATAATTTGCCACCAGGTGCAGAATTGGTAGTGAAAAATGGCGATCGCGTTGAAACTAACGGTGTACTTGCAGAAACTAAGTTAACAACTATACATGGTGGTGTAGTACGTCTACCAGAAGCTACTCCAGGTAAGAGTACCAGAGAAATTGAAATCATTACCGCTTCTGTAGTCTTAGATCAAGCAACAGTCACCGTCCAGAGTTCCCAAGGTCGCAACAACTACTTAATTACCACGGGTAACAACCAAGTCTTTAACCTACGGGCAACCCCAGGCACAAAAGTGCAGAATGGTCAAGTCGTCGCTGAGTTAATTGATGACCGTTATCGGACAACCACTGGTGGATTCCTGAAATTCGCGGGCGTAGAAGTCCAGAAGAAAGGTAAAGCCAAGCTTGGTTATGAAGTGGTACAGGGCGGTACACTGTTGTGGATTCCCGAAGAAACCCACGAAGTTAACAAAGACATCTCCTTGCTGTTGGTAGAAGACGGACAGTTTGTCGAAGCTGGTACAGAAGTTGTTAAAGATATCTTCTGCCAAAACAGTGGTGTGGTAGAAGTCACCCAGAAAAATGACATCCTTCGGGAAGTTGTGGTGAAGCCAGGGGAATTGCTCATGGTAGATGATCCAGAAGCAGTCATTGGGCGAGATAATACCCTGTTACAACCTGGTGAAGAACTGTTGGGGCAAGTTGCCACAGAACTGCGTTACATCCAGTATGTGGAATCGCCGGAAGGCCCAGCGTTGTTGAGCCGTCCAGTGGTAGAATTCGCTGTACCCAGTAACCCAGATGTGCCATCTACTACATCTGTCAGCCAACAAACAGGACGTTCGATTCAAATGCGGGCAGTACAAAGATTGCCTTACAAAGATTCAGAACGCGTCAAGTCGGTGGAAGGTGTGGAACTGCTGCGTACCCAACTAGTATTGGAAATTGAGCAGGAAGGCGAACAAGAACACAATGCTTCTCCTCTAGCCGCAGATATTGAGTTAATCCCTGACCCTGAGGATGCAGATGTTCAGCGCTTGCAGCTGGTAATTTTGGAATCCTTAGTGTTGCGTCGTGACATTGCCGCCGATGCCACCCAAGGCAGTACCCAAACTAGCCTAGAAGTGAAAGATGGAGACACCATTGTTCCCGGTTCCGTAGTTGCACGTACCCAAATCTTGTCTAAAGAAGGGGGGATTGTCAGAGGTGTGCAGAAGGGAAGCGAAGCAGTGCGTCGTTGTTTAGTGTTGCGTCATAGTGACATGACAACATTAAATACCAGTGCCAAGCCCAAAGTCAAAGCCGGTGATTTAATCGTCGCAGGTACCGAACTTGCCCCTGGTGTCTTTGCCGAAGAATCTGGGCAAATTGTAGCGGTGAAAAATGCGGGTGAAAGCACCACCACTCAAGACGCAGCACTTAGCACTCAGAACTACGCCGTGACTATCCGTGCTGGTCGCCCTTATCGAGTCAGCCCTGGTGCAGTATTGCAGATAGAAGATGGCGACTTGGTACAACGGGGTGATAACTTAGTGCTGCTAGTCTTTGAACGGGCAAAAACTGGAGACATCATTCAAGGTTTGCCTCGGATTGAAGAACTACTAGAAGCCCGGAAACCCAAAGAAGCTTGTATCTTAGCAAAACGTGGTGGGGAAGTTAAGGTAGTATACGGTGATGGTGATGAAGCGATCGCTATCAAGGTCATAGAATCTAACGGGGTAGTCACTGATTATCCTCTTGGCCCCGGACAAAACTTAGCCATGCCCGATGGTTCCGTTGTACCAGCCGGACAACCATTGAGTGATGGTCCTTCCAACCCCCACGAAATCTTAGAAGTATTCTTCAGTCTGGGTTCGGAAGACGGGGTTTATGCTTGCGCTAGCCACGCCTTACAAAAAGTGCAAACATTCCTAGTGAATGAAGTGCAGATGGTGTATCAATCCCAAGGTATTGACATCGCCGACAAACACATTGAAGTGATTGTGCGCCAGATGACCAACAAAGTGCGGATTGATGACGGTGGTGATACCACTATGCTTCCCGGTGAGTTGGTAGAATTGCGCCAAGTCGAGCAGGTGAATGAAGCAATGGCAATTACTGGCGGTGCGAGAGCGCAATACACACCAGTATTGTTAGGTATCACTAAAGCATCGTTGAATACCGACAGTTTCATTTCTGCCGCATCCTTCCAAGAAACAACACGGGTTCTGACAGAAGCAGCCATTGAGGGTAAATCCGACTGGTTGCGTGGTTTGAAAGAAAACGTGATTATTGGGCGATTGATTCCGGCGGGAACTGGTTACAATACCTATGATGAACCTGGGATGCTCGAAGATTATTCCACCCTGGAAACCACAAGTGTCTTGGATGAAACCGATGATCCTCTAGATATGGTATTAGATGACCGTACAGCTCGCGCCTACAATTTAGATTCTCCGGGTCTTGCGGAAACCGGATTCAGTAACCGTCGCTCAATTCTCGATGATGATGAGTTGATTGCTGATGAAATCCATGACCTCGTAGAGGCGGAAGTAGAAGTAGACGATGAAGTAGATGATGATTACGAGGATGATGACGAAGACGATGACGATTACGAAGACTAA